The proteins below come from a single Malus sylvestris chromosome 3, drMalSylv7.2, whole genome shotgun sequence genomic window:
- the LOC126616709 gene encoding protein LATERAL ROOT PRIMORDIUM 1-like produces MSMWSSAPSNRPLTYGHLPPEMAGMVGLRDVFVVAPAAAYHHGHDPNLLSSSDHHHSINASNNPAPALGVGVGVIPLLTATPCLAPPNMSNVDDDDEDTHTPAGMSMGMGMSMSMMSGGHQRNNRSSSAAGGGGIQLWQQNPPHFFKKNHHEAAVTTNLGGIHLNQDGGGGGRGGGGGGGGNNIMNAGSAAASSGSSTMTCQDCGNQAKKDCTHRRCRTCCKSRGFDCATHVKSTWVPAARRRERQLMSAAAGGGAGSNSGSTSSAKKPRLVGASQTTPSHTSTSNTTPPRSYDTSSSHQDAGFKDPLPGQVRAPAVFKCVRVTAVEDGEDEYAYQAVVKINGHVFKGFLHDQGVDGREGFPNISELHLGGGGTTSGGNGGRNGASSPILDPSDIYAASGAGLLGGSNFGNPIN; encoded by the exons ATGTCCATGTGGTCCTCCGCCCCTTCCAACAGACCCCTCACCTACGGCCACCTCCCTCCCGAGATGGCCGGTATGGTCGGCCTCCGCGACGTCTTTGTCGTTGCCCCAGCCGCCGCCTACCACCACGGCCACGACCCCAATCTCCTCTCCTCCTCCGACCATCACCACTCCATCAATGCCTCCAACAACCCCGCACCCGCTCTTGGTGTCGGCGTCGGTGTCATTCCTCTTCTCACAGCAACCCCTTGTCTCGCCCCACCTAATATGTCAAATGTCGATGACGATGACGAAGACACTCACACACCTGCGGGTATGAGCATGGGAATGGGAATGAGTATGAGTATGATGAGTGGCGGCCATCAGCGCAACAACAGAAGCTCCTCAGCAGCAGGAGGGGGAGGGATTCAATTGTGGCAGCAGAACCCGCCACATTTCTTCAAGAAAAATCATCATGAGGCCGCCGTTACTACTAATCTAGGCGGGATCCACTTAAACCAAGATGGAGGTGGTGGAGGAAGAGGCGGTGGTGGCGGCGGGGGAGGGAATAACATTATGAACGCTGGGTCTGCTGCTGCATCGTCGGGGTCGTCCACCATGACGTGTCAAGACTGCGGGAACCAGGCCAAGAAGGATTGTACGCACCGGCGGTGCAGGACGTGCTGCAAGAGCCGGGGTTTCGACTGTGCGACTCACGTGAAGAGCACGTGGGTGCCGGCGGCTCGGCGCAGGGAGCGGCAGCTCATGTCTGCAGCGGCTGGTGGTGGGGCTGGGTCTAATTCTGGGTCTACTTCTAGTGCCAAGAAGCCTAGACTGGTTGGCGCCTCTCAAACCACTCCTTCTCACACTTCCACTTCCAACACTACTCCCCCTAGAAGCTACGACACTAGTTCTAGTCACCAAG ATGCTGGTTTCAAAGATCCACTGCCGGGACAAGTACGTGCCCCAGCGGTTTTCAAGTGTGTTCGAGTGACTGCCGTGGAGGACGGCGAGGATGAGTACGCATATCAGGCCGTTGTCAAAATTAACGGTCATGTGTTCAAAGGCTTCTTGCATGATCAAGGAGTTGATGGTAGAGAAGGGTTTCCTAACATCTCTGAATTGCATCTGGGGGGTGGTGGCACTACTAGTGGTGGCAATGGCGGAAGAAATGGGGCTTCTTCTCCGATTCTTGACCCGTCGGATATTTATGCCGCGTCTGGTGCAGGATTGCTGGGAGGTTCAAACTTTGGTAATCCAATAAATTGA